The following are encoded in a window of Congzhengia minquanensis genomic DNA:
- a CDS encoding DegV family protein: protein MADIQIITDAGSDLLKEEQERFGIEVIPIKITADGKDYLSGVDVFSDEFYELLETCKEIPHTSQPSTGDIYDVFQKHIEAGKQILVISLSSNASGFYNNMHLAKNMILEENPNAVIEILDSRSFAYIYGQAAINASQMAKDDMDILEIKEKTKEFIESYGVFVIPKSLTYLEKGGRINKASLIFGNMLDLAPVLTIKDGLMEAVGKVRGRKKLAKKLFQYLVSHAPDQTGKDLIVVNGKMDEETEELLGYLTEQFPGVNITRAKVGPTIATHIGPVFGVFFKK, encoded by the coding sequence ATGGCAGACATTCAAATTATTACGGACGCCGGGTCGGATCTTTTAAAAGAGGAACAGGAGCGGTTCGGCATTGAGGTTATTCCCATTAAAATTACAGCAGACGGCAAGGACTATCTCTCCGGAGTAGACGTGTTCTCTGACGAGTTTTACGAACTGCTGGAAACCTGCAAGGAAATTCCCCACACGTCCCAGCCCTCCACAGGGGACATTTACGACGTGTTTCAAAAACACATTGAAGCGGGGAAACAGATTTTGGTTATTTCCCTTTCGTCCAACGCCAGTGGGTTTTATAACAACATGCATCTGGCAAAAAATATGATTTTAGAGGAAAACCCCAACGCGGTTATCGAAATTTTAGACAGCAGGTCCTTTGCCTATATCTACGGCCAGGCGGCAATAAACGCCAGCCAGATGGCGAAAGATGACATGGATATTTTAGAAATTAAAGAAAAAACAAAAGAATTCATTGAAAGCTATGGCGTGTTTGTCATTCCGAAAAGCCTGACCTATCTGGAAAAAGGCGGCAGAATTAACAAGGCCTCGCTGATTTTCGGCAACATGCTGGACCTGGCTCCTGTGCTCACCATAAAAGACGGGCTGATGGAGGCTGTGGGAAAGGTGCGCGGCAGAAAGAAGCTGGCTAAAAAGCTGTTTCAATATTTAGTTAGCCACGCCCCGGATCAAACCGGAAAAGACCTGATTGTGGTAAACGGTAAAATGGACGAGGAAACAGAAGAACTGTTGGGCTATTTAACGGAGCAGTTCCCCGGCGTAAACATTACCAGGGCTAAGGTTGGCCCCACCATTGCCACTCACATTGGGCCAGTGTTCGGGGTGTTTTTTAAAAAATAA